The following are from one region of the Shinella sp. PSBB067 genome:
- the aat gene encoding leucyl/phenylalanyl-tRNA--protein transferase: MAGRRRKHPEITPELLLRAYSIGLFPMADSADDPELFWVEPDLRGVIPLDEFHVSRSLAKTIRKAPFDIRFDTAFDAVVKSCAEAAPDRPSTWINAKIKSLYGTLHRMGHAHSVEAWEGDQLVGGLYGVSLGAAFFGESMFSRRADASKICLVALVERLRERGFRLLDTQFTTEHLKTFGAIDVPKIEYEDMLANALASPHLPF; the protein is encoded by the coding sequence ATGGCAGGGCGTCGCAGAAAGCACCCGGAGATCACCCCGGAACTGCTCCTGCGCGCCTATTCCATCGGGCTCTTCCCGATGGCCGATTCGGCCGATGACCCGGAGCTCTTCTGGGTCGAGCCGGACCTGCGGGGCGTCATCCCGCTCGATGAATTCCACGTCTCGCGCAGCCTCGCCAAGACGATCCGCAAGGCCCCCTTCGACATCCGTTTCGATACCGCCTTCGACGCGGTGGTCAAATCCTGCGCCGAGGCCGCGCCGGACCGGCCGTCGACATGGATCAACGCGAAGATCAAGTCGCTCTACGGCACCCTGCACCGCATGGGCCACGCCCATTCCGTCGAGGCCTGGGAGGGCGACCAGCTCGTCGGCGGCCTCTACGGCGTCTCGCTCGGCGCCGCCTTCTTCGGCGAAAGCATGTTCTCCCGGCGCGCGGATGCCTCGAAGATCTGCCTGGTCGCCCTGGTGGAACGCCTGCGCGAGCGCGGCTTCCGCCTGCTCGATACGCAGTTCACCACGGAGCACCTGAAGACGTTCGGGGCGATCGACGTGCCGAAGATCGAGTACGAGGACATGCTGGCGAACGCACTGGCCTCGCCGCACCTGCCGTTTTAG